Proteins encoded in a region of the Zea mays cultivar B73 chromosome 4, Zm-B73-REFERENCE-NAM-5.0, whole genome shotgun sequence genome:
- the LOC107603302 gene encoding uncharacterized protein LOC107603302, translating into MVGERGGMGRRQERQAMMVTFALALLMGIAVYFRIWARQSSDPSFTADDREELRRQFEQANLEAMDESAEWRMKYDKEIEKNRQLHDELSKVKASLAGAARHLELLQKDNELQKRQTESLRQQCNCTLH; encoded by the exons ATGGTGGGGGAACGAGGAGGGATGGGTCGGCGGCAGGAGCGGCAGGCCATGATGGTGACGTTCGCGTTGGCGCTGCTCATGGGCATCGCCGTCTACTTCCGCATCTGGGCCCGCCAGTCCAGCGACCCCTCCTTCACCGCCGACGACCGCGAGGAGCTCCG GAGGCAATTTGAACAAGCAAACCTAGAAGCGATGGATGAATCTGCCGAATGGAGGATGAAATATGATAAAGAAATAGAGAAAAACAGGCAGTTGCATGATGAACTTTCAAAG GTTAAGGCCTCATTAGCTGGTGCAGCCAGGCATCTTGAGTTGTTGCAGAAG GATAACGAGTTGCAGAAGCGGCAGACCGAATCACTGAGGCAGCAATGCAATTGCACTCTCCATTGA
- the LOC100216678 gene encoding putative alcohol dehydrogenase superfamily protein encodes MHRLVHRLHEVMTSHLSPGESFLIHGGSSGIGTFAIQIAKHLGIMVFVTAGTEEKLAACKGLGADVCINYKTEDFVERVKQETNGKGVDVILDNIGGPYLERNLNSLGVDGRLFIIGFQGGAVAEVNLQAVFAWRLTIQAAGLRGRSAASKTQIVSEVEKNVWPAVAAGKVNPVIYKTFPLSEAADAHRLIESSMHIGKILLLP; translated from the exons ATGCACCGTCTGGTCCACCGTCTTCATGAAGTCATGACCAGCCACCTCTCCCCCGGAGAATCGTTCCTT ATACATGGGGGATCAAGTGGAATTGGTACGTTCGCTATACAGATTGCGAAGCACCTCGGAATTATGGTTTTTGTCACAGCAG GAACTGAAGAAAAATTAGCGGCCTGCAAAGGTTTGGGTGCCGATGTATGCATAAACTACAAAACCGAAGATTTTGTTGAGCGTGTCAAACAGGAAACAAATGGGAAAG GTGTTGATGTAATCCTTGACAACATCGGAGGACCATATCTCGAGCGCAATCTGAACAGCCTAGGTGTTGATGGTAGACTTTTCATCATCGGCTTCCAAGGCGGCGCTGTAGCTGAAGTGAACCTGCAAGCGGTGTTTGCGTGGCGTTTAACCATACAAG CTGCTGGACTGCGCGGCAGAAGCGCTGCTAGTAAAACCCAGATCGTCAGTGAGGTGGAGAAGAACGTGTGGCCCGCCGTCGCTGCTGGCAAGGTGAACCCGGTGATCTACAAGACATTCCCGTTATCCGAAGCAGCTGATGCTCATCGGTTGATCGAATCTAGCATGCACATTGGCAAAATACTGCTGCTCCCATGA